From a region of the Theobroma cacao cultivar B97-61/B2 chromosome 8, Criollo_cocoa_genome_V2, whole genome shotgun sequence genome:
- the LOC18591168 gene encoding subtilisin-like protease SBT1.7, translated as MTGRMNFYSYSLFVLSWLLLLLLLEINNAMSEPEEYKTYVVHMDHSHKPTSFSTHELWHRSTLRSLSNPVDDEEKLLYSYNHIIHGFSARLTSSQLSEIEKSPAHLATYQESLGKLFTTHSPEFLGLEHNSGLWPAASYGEGVIIGVFDTGIWPESESFNDKGMPQVPQNWKGKCENGTAFSPSACNKKLIGARSFSKGIQAAEGNISKELDYDSPRDFDGHGTHTSSTAAGNHVLGVSHFGYARGTASGVAPHAHVAMYKVMWETDSGNSAASDVLAGMDQAIADGVDIMSLSLGFDQTPYFNDLIAIASLSAVEKGIFVVCAAGNDGARNSTYNGAPWITTVGAGTLDRSFTAAVTLGNGVTFEGTSYFPESIYITNTPLYYGKDDANKAICYMEALDAKEIAGKVVVCDNSSKIDISSQMEELDRVGAYAGIFMTDRSTLDPEDYYIPSLVLPTSSGMFVREYAKNASKAEIRSMRFLFTSLGTKPAPQVADFSSRGPDPVNPTVLKPDIIAPGVDVLAAVAPNRPFTETGNYKFVTDYALYSGTSMAAPHVAGVAALLKAVHPEWSPAAIRSAMMTTAYTNNNNGTALTNQFLDLPGTPLDYGAGHINPNKAMDPGLIYDIEFQDYIDFLCNLSYNDAQMKAVLRRSQWNCSRERTELNYPSFIAIFSKDESSPKVKNFTRVVSNVGDDKSVYQAVATTSSRMTIKVEPSTLTFTEKYQKQSFVLSVEIDGEPPKVVYGHVKWIDQYSHIVSSPVVVLLNF; from the coding sequence ATGACTGGAAGGATGAATTTCTACAGCTACTCACTCTTTGTTCTGTCATGGTTACTTTTGTTATTGTTGCTTGAAATCAATAATGCTATGTCAGAACCTGAAGAATACAAGACATACGTAGTCCACATGGACCATTCTCATAAACCTACTTCATTCTCAACCCATGAGTTATGGCACCGGTCTACTCTTAGATCATTGTCAAATCCTGttgatgatgaagaaaagTTGCTTTACTCTTACAACCATATCATTCATGGCTTTAGTGCTAGGCTCACATCCTCTCAACTATCTGAAATTGAGAAATCTCCAGCTCATCTTGCTACATATCAGGAGTCACTTGGCAAGCTATTCACGACACACTCCCCGGAATTCCTTGGACTAGAACATAACTCTGGCTTATGGCCGGCTGCATCATATGGAGAAGGTGTGATCATAGGTGTCTTTGATACAGGAATTTGGCCGGAGAGTGAGAGTTTTAATGACAAGGGAATGCCACAAGTACCACAGAATTGGAAGGGAAAGTGTGAGAATGGCACAGCCTTCAGCCCTTCAGCTTGCAACAAAAAACTCATTGGAGCTCGATCATTTAGCAAAGGAATCCAAGCTGCTGAAGGAAATATCTCCAAGGAATTAGACTATGACTCACCAAGAGATTTTGATGGGCATGGAACTCACACATCATCAACAGCTGCAGGTAATCATGTACTTGGAGTGAGTCACTTTGGGTATGCAAGAGGCACAGCGAGCGGAGTAGCACCACATGCACATGTCGCCATGTACAAAGTCATGTGGGAAACAGATTCAGGAAATAGTGCAGCAAGTGATGTATTAGCTGGGATGGACCAAGCAATTGCAGATGGCGTTGATATCATGTCACTATCTCTTGGTTTCGACCAGACACCTTATTTCAACGATCTAATTGCCATTGCTTCTCTTTCGGCGGTTGAGAAAGggatttttgttgtttgtgCTGCTGGAAATGATGGAGCTCGTAATTCAACATACAATGGAGCACCCTGGATCACAACCGTAGGGGCTGGCACACTTGATCGCAGTTTCACTGCAGCAGTAACTCTAGGTAATGGGGTTACTTTTGAAGGAACGTCATACTTCCCGGAGAGCATTTACATTACCAATACACCACTATATTATGGCAAAGATGATGCAAACAAAGCAATATGCTACATGGAAGCTCTGGATGCAAAAGAAATTGCTGGAAAGGTAGTCGTATGTGACAACAGCAGCAAGATTGACATTTCTAGTCAAATGGAGGAGCTTGACAGAGTAGGTGCTTATGCAGGAATATTTATGACAGACAGATCAACCTTAGATCCAGAAGACTACTACATTCCTAGTCTGGTTCTGCCAACAAGTTCTGGAATGTTCGTAAGAGAGTATGCAAAAAATGCAAGTAAGGCAGAGATAAGAAGCATGAGGTTCCTGTTTACAAGTTTGGGTACAAAACCAGCACCCCAAGTGGCTGATTTCTCTTCGAGAGGACCAGATCCAGTCAACCCAACTGTTCTTAAACCTGATATTATCGCTCCAGGAGTTGATGTGTTGGCAGCAGTAGCACCAAATAGGCCTTTCACAGAAACAGGTAACTATAAGTTCGTGACAGACTATGCCTTATACTCAGGCACATCAATGGCAGCACCCCATGTTGCTGGTGTGGCAGCTTTGTTGAAAGCTGTTCACCCAGAATGGAGCCCAGCAGCCATCCGATCAGCTATGATGACCACTGCATATACTAATAACAACAACGGAACTGCTTTGACAAACCAGTTTCTTGACCTTCCTGGAACACCTCTAGATTATGGAGCAGGTCACATCAACCCAAATAAAGCCATGGATCCTGGACTTATCTACGACATTGAATTCCAGGATTACATAGACTTCCTGTGCAACCTTAGCTACAATGACGCGCAGATGAAAGCTGTTCTTAGAAGAAGTCAATGGAATTGCAGCCGAGAGAGAACTGAACTAAACTACCCATCTTTTATTGCAATATTTAGCAAAGATGAAAGCTCTCCTAAAGTAAAGAACTTTACCAGGGTTGTGAGTAATGTAGGAGATGACAAATCCGTTTATCAGGCAGTTGCAACAACTTCTAGTAGAATGACAATAAAAGTAGAGCCTTCTACTCTAACATTCACAGAGAAATATCAGAAGCAGAGTTTTGTTCTGAGTGTAGAGATCGATGGAGAACCTCCCAAGGTGGTTTACGGTCATGTCAAGTGGATTGATCAATATTCTCACATAGTATCAAGCCCCGTAGTGGTCCTCCTCAACTTCTAG